One window from the genome of Glycine soja cultivar W05 chromosome 12, ASM419377v2, whole genome shotgun sequence encodes:
- the LOC114380558 gene encoding uncharacterized protein LOC114380558 isoform X2 — translation MAAADNTNPKDYYKVLEVEYDATDENIKLNYRRLALKWHPDKHGGDSAVTAKFQEIIEAYNVLSDPAKRLDYDLTGICEIEKYSLQEYLARFKSMILTCNGLGINQTDRWSQQLIENFESLDK, via the exons ATGGCTGCCGCTGATAACACCAACCCAAAG GATTATTACAAAGTGCTGGAGGTTGAATATGATGCAACCGatgaaaatatcaaattaaattaccGAAGACTCGCGTTG AAATGGCATCCTGACAAGCACGGAGGTGATAGTGCTGTTACTGCAAAATTTCAAGAGATTATTGAAGCTTACAATG TATTAAGTGATCCTGCCAAGCGTTTGGACTATGATTTAACTGGGATATGTGAGATTGAAAAATATAGCTTGCAG GAATATCTTGCCAGATTTAAAAGCATGATTCTTACCTGCAATGGACTTGGTATCAATCAGACAGACAGATg GTCACAAcaattgattgaaaattttgaGTCCCTAGATAAATAA
- the LOC114379530 gene encoding alcohol dehydrogenase-like 5, producing the protein MWTGLMPDNTSRMSIRGERIYHITSCATWSEYMVSDANYILKVDPTIDRAHASFISCGFSTGFGAAWKEANVESGSTVAVFGLGAVGLGAVIGAKLQGASRIIGIDTNENKREKGEAFGITDFINPGDSDNSASELVKELTGGMGVDYSFECTGVSTVLTESLEATKIGTGKTIVISVGAEPILPVGLFAILHGRTLKGTLFGGLKAVSDLSIVAEKCQKKEFPLQELFTHEVTLADINKAFELVKQPNCVKVVINMS; encoded by the exons ATGTGGACCGGTCTAATGCCAGATAACACTTCAAGAATGTCCATCCGAGGAGAGAGGATATACCATATTACAAGTTGTGCTACATGGTCAGAGTACATGGTTAGTGATGCCAACTATATTCTCAAAGTTGATCCAACCATTGATCGAGCCCATGCCAGTTTCATCTCATGTGGCTTTTCAACTGGCTTTGGAGCTGCTTGGAAGGAAGCCAATGTTGAAAGTGGATCCACTGTAGCTGTTTTCGGTCTTGGTGCTGTTGGATTAGGG GCTGTAATTGGAGCCAAATTGCAGGGAGCAAGTAGGATAATTGGAATTGACACAaatgagaacaagagagaaaaaggagAAGCTTTTGGAATAACTGACTTTATAAATCCGGGTGATTCTGATAATTCTGCTTCAGAATTGGTTAAGGAACTAACTGGTGGAATGGGTGTGGACTATTCCTTTGAGTGTACTGGAGTTTCCACTGTACTCACTGAATCCTTGGAAGCCACAaaaatt GGAACAGGGAAAACAATAGTAATTAGTGTAGGAGCTGAACCTATTTTGCCAGTAGGTCTTTTTGCCATTCTGCATGGTAGAACTTTGAAAGGTACTCTTTTTGGAGGGCTAAAAGCCGTATCAGACCTTTCAATTGTAGCTGAGAAATGCCAGAAAAAG GAATTTCCTCTTCAAGAACTCTTCACCCATGAAGTCACATTGGCCGATATAAACAAAGCATTTGAGCTAGTAAAACAACCCAATTGTGTCAAAGTTGTCATCAATATGTCATAG
- the LOC114380456 gene encoding alcohol dehydrogenase-like 2, protein MSKTSEIITCKAAICWGIGKPVTVEEIQVDPPKATEVRVKMLCASICSTDISSTKGFPHTNFPIALGHEGVGIIESVGDQVTNLKEGDVVIPTYIGECQECENCVSEKTNLCMTYPVRWTGLMPDNTSRMSIRGERIYHIFSCATWSEYMVSDANYVLKVDPTIDRAHASFISCGFSTGFGAAWKEAKVESGSTVAVFGLGAVGLGAVIGSKMQGASRIIGIDTNENKRAKGEAFGITDFINPGDSNKSASELVKELSGGMGADYSFECTGVSTLLSESLEATKIGTGKAIVIGVGIEITLPLGLFAILLGRTLKGSVFGGLRAISDLSILADKGHKKEFPLQELFTHEVTLADINKAFELLKQPNCVKVVINMP, encoded by the exons ATGTCGAAAACCTCAGAGATTATTACATGCAAAG CTGCTATTTGCTGGGGAATAGGAAAACCTGTGACTGTGGAAGAGATACAAGTAGACCCTCCCAAAGCCACCGAAGTTCGAGTTAAGATGCTTTGTGCCAGTATATGCTCCACAGACATCTCTAGCACAAAAGGATTCCCACAT ACCAATTTTCCTATAGCACTTGGACACGAAGGAGTTGG TATTATAGAGAGTGTCGGTGATCAAGTAACGAATCTGAAAGAAGGGGATGTGGTAATTCCAACATACATAGGCGAGTGCCAAGAATGTGAGAATTGTGTTTCAGAAAAAACCAATTTGTGTATGACATACCCAGTAAGATGGACTGGTCTAATGCCAGATAACACTTCAAGGATGTCCATCCGAGGAGAGAGGATATACCATATTTTCAGTTGTGCTACATGGTCAGAATACATGGTTAGTGATGCCAACTACGTTCTCAAAGTTGATCCAACCATTGATCGAGCTCATGCCAGTTTCATCTCATGTGGCTTTTCAACTGGATTTGGAGCTGCTTGGAAGGAAGCCAAGGTTGAAAGTGGATCCACTGTAGCTGTTTTTGGTCTTGGGGCTGTTGGATTAGGG GCTGTAATTGGATCCAAAATGCAGGGAGCAAGTAGGATAATTGGAATTGACACAAACGAGAACAAGAGAGCAAAAGGAGAAGCTTTTGGAATAACTGACTTTATAAATCCGGGTGATTCTAATAAATCTGCTTCAGAATTGGTCAAGGAACTAAGTGGTGGAATGGGTGCCGACTATTCTTTTGAGTGTACTGGAGTTTCCACTTTACTCTCTGAATCCTTGGAAGCCACAAAAATT GGAACAGGTAAAGCAATAGTAATAGGTGTAGGAATTGAAATTACTTTGCCATTGGGTCTTTTTGCCATTCTGCTTGGTAGAACTTTGAAAGGTTCTGTTTTTGGAGGACTCAGGGCCATTTCAGACCTTTCCATTTTAGCTGACAAAGGCCACAAAAAG gaatTCCCTCTTCAAGAACTCTTCACCCATGAGGTCACATTAGCAGACATAAACAAAGCATTTGAGCTACTAAAACAACCCAATTGTGTCAAAGTTGTCATCAACATGCCATAG
- the LOC114380558 gene encoding uncharacterized protein LOC114380558 isoform X1, whose translation MAAADNTNPKDYYKVLEVEYDATDENIKLNYRRLALKWHPDKHGGDSAVTAKFQEIIEAYNVLSDPAKRLDYDLTGICEIEKYSLQEYLARFKSMILTCNGLGINQTDRCCSPPRKALISALDCLSRDPQLNIYFCKWICGISDVTTID comes from the exons ATGGCTGCCGCTGATAACACCAACCCAAAG GATTATTACAAAGTGCTGGAGGTTGAATATGATGCAACCGatgaaaatatcaaattaaattaccGAAGACTCGCGTTG AAATGGCATCCTGACAAGCACGGAGGTGATAGTGCTGTTACTGCAAAATTTCAAGAGATTATTGAAGCTTACAATG TATTAAGTGATCCTGCCAAGCGTTTGGACTATGATTTAACTGGGATATGTGAGATTGAAAAATATAGCTTGCAG GAATATCTTGCCAGATTTAAAAGCATGATTCTTACCTGCAATGGACTTGGTATCAATCAGACAGACAGATg CTGTTCACCGCCTCGAAAAGCCTTAATTTCGGCCCTTGACTGCCTCTCTCGAGATCCCCAACTGAACATCTATTTTTGTAAATGGATCTGCGGTATATCTGAT GTCACAAcaattgattga
- the LOC114380554 gene encoding putative gamma-glutamylcyclotransferase At3g02910, translating into MVAEREVNGNGNGVGEGRTTLIFTYGTLKRGFSNHPLLQDLIRSGDASFVGTYRTAAKYPLVCGPYKVPFLLNIPGSGHGVHGELYSVSTRGLERMDELEGTSRAHYERLPIKVVPAAEEEDDDGFDGEEEAAAGLTCAEAYYAHGNYAMELWKKNGKRGLRCYSQKETIGYVKRKDRPQHLTFLDHIRFFLSSN; encoded by the coding sequence ATGGTAGCCGAGAGAGAGGTTAACGGTAACGGTAACGGCGTCGGAGAGGGAAGAACAACGCTAATATTCACCTACGGAACCCTGAAGCGAGGCTTCTCCAACCACCCCCTTCTCCAAGACCTAATTCGCTCCGGCGACGCCTCCTTCGTCGGAACCTACCGCACCGCCGCCAAATATCCTCTAGTCTGTGGGCCCTACAAGGTCCCCTTCCTCCTCAACATTCCCGGGTCGGGTCATGGGGTCCATGGGGAGCTTTACTCGGTCTCCACGCGCGGCCTCGAGCGCATGGACGAGCTCGAGGGAACCTCACGCGCCCACTACGAGCGTCTCCCGATCAAGGTGGTTCCTGCGGCCGAGGAAGAGGACGACGACGGGTTTGATGGGGAGGAGGAGGCGGCGGCGGGGCTAACGTGCGCCGAGGCGTATTATGCGCATGGGAACTACGCGATGGAGCTGTGGAAGAAAAACGGGAAGCGTGGGTTGAGGTGTTATTCGCAGAAAGAGACAATTGGTTATGTGAAGCGCAAGGATAGGCCTCAGCATTTGACCTTCCTGGATCACATTCGCTTCTTCCTTTCCTCTAATTAG
- the LOC114379976 gene encoding alcohol dehydrogenase-like 2, translating to MPNTSQVISCKAAICWGAGKPVTVEEIQVDPPKATEVRVKMLCASLCHTDISSIQGFPYINFPLALGHEGVGVVESVGDQVRNLKEGDVVIPTYIGECQECENCVSGKTNLCLTYPIRLTGLLPDNTSRMSIRGQRLHHVLSCATWSEYMVSDANYTLKVDPTIDPAHASFISCGFSTGYGAAWKEAKVESGSSVAVFGLGAVGLGAISGAKMLGATKIIGIDKNEMKREKGEAFGMTDFIKAGDSAKSVSELVKEMSGGMGVDYSFECSGVAPLLTESVEATKVGTGKTIAIGTGTEPIIPFGLTSIMYGRTLKGSVFGGLKAISDLSIVANKCQKEEFPLQELFTHEVPLTDINKAFELLKKPNCVKVVIKMSH from the exons ATGCCAAACACCTCGCAGGTTATTTCATGCAAAG CTGCAATATGCTGGGGGGCTGGAAAGCCTGTAACGGTGGAAGAGATACAAGTAGACCCACCAAAAGCAACAGAAGTTCGAGTTAAGATGCTATGTGCCAGTTTATGCCACACAGACATCTCAAGCATTCAAGGATTCCCATAT ATCAATTTTCCTCTAGCACTTGGACACGAAGGAGTTGG TGTTGTAGAGAGTGTTGGTGATCAAGTGAGAAATTTGAAAGAAGGGGATGTAGTAATTCCAACATACATAGGCGAGTGCCAAGAATGTGAGAACTGTGTTTCAGGAAAAACCAATTTGTGTCTGACATACCCTATAAGATTGACTGGTCTACTACCAGATAACACTTCAAGGATGTCCATCCGAGGCCAGAGGCTACACCATGTCTTAAGTTGTGCAACATGGTCAGAGTACATGGTTAGTGATGCCAACTATACTCTCAAAGTTGATCCAACCATTGATCCAGCCCATGCCAGTTTCATCTCATGTGGGTTTTCAACTGGTTATGGAGCTGCTTGGAAGGAGGCCAAGGTTGAAAGTGGATCCAGTGTAGCTGTTTTTGGTCTTGGAGCTGTTGGATTAGGG GCTATAAGTGGCGCCAAAATGCTGGGAGCAACTAAGATAATTGGAATTGACAAAAATGAGatgaagagagaaaaaggagaGGCTTTTGGAATGACTGACTTTATAAAGGCTGGTGATTCAGCTAAATCTGTTTCAGAATTGGTTAAGGAAATGAGTGGTGGGATGGGTGTGGATTATTCCTTTGAGTGCAGTGGAGTTGCCCCTTTACTTACTGAATCTGTGGAAGCCACAAAAGTG GGAACAGGTAAAACAATAGCAATTGGTACAGGAACAGAACCTATTATCCCGTTTGGTCTTACTTCCATTATGTATGGTAGAACTTTGAAAGGTTCTGTTTTTGGGGGGCTAAAAGCCATATCTGACCTGTCCATCGTAGCTAACAAATGCCAGAAAGAG GAATTCCCTCTTCAAGAACTATTCACCCATGAGGTCCCATTGACAGATATAAACAAAGCATTTGAACTATTGAAAAAGCCCAATTGTGTGAAAGTTGTCATCAAGATGTCACATTGA